Proteins co-encoded in one Alcanivorax sp. genomic window:
- the dut gene encoding dUTP diphosphatase: MKLQYRVLDPRLGDTIPLPHYATEGSAGLDLRAMVKEPLTLAPGDTQLLPTGMAIYISDPGYAGMILPRSGLGHKHGIVLGNLVGLIDSDYQGELMVSCWNRGQQPFTIEPGERIAQLVIVPVMQVQLEQVDTFTSSDRGTGGFGHSGRQ; the protein is encoded by the coding sequence ATGAAACTGCAGTACCGCGTTCTCGATCCCCGTCTGGGGGACACCATTCCACTGCCTCACTACGCCACCGAGGGCTCCGCCGGGCTTGATCTGCGCGCCATGGTCAAGGAACCGCTGACCCTGGCCCCCGGCGACACCCAGCTGCTGCCCACCGGCATGGCCATCTATATCAGCGACCCGGGCTACGCCGGCATGATCCTGCCGCGCTCCGGCCTGGGCCACAAACACGGCATCGTACTGGGCAATCTGGTGGGGCTGATCGACTCCGACTATCAGGGCGAGCTGATGGTGTCGTGCTGGAACCGGGGCCAGCAACCGTTCACTATTGAGCCAGGTGAGCGAATTGCTCAACTGGTGATCGTGCCGGTCATGCAGGTTCAACTGGAACAGGTAGACACTTTCACCAGTAGTGACCGGGGTACCGGCGGATTTGGGCACAGCGGCCGACAATAA
- the coaBC gene encoding bifunctional phosphopantothenoylcysteine decarboxylase/phosphopantothenate--cysteine ligase CoaBC: protein MQRLVNKRILLGVTGGIAAYKAADLVRRLQDAGAQVRVVMTQGACEFITPLTMQALSGNPVHTTLLDPAAEAAMGHIELARWADLVLIAPASANFMARLAHGHGNDLLNTLCLATGAPIAIAPAMNQQMWADKSTQQNLLMLQEKGVHVFGPGSGSQACGDVGAGRMLEPHEIIEQAAEVFDYELLTGKHVVITAGPTREAIDPVRYITNKSSGKMGFALAEAAAEAGARVTLIAGPVNLPTPNRVTRIDVTRAVDMFEACMDVVADGCDVFIATAAVADYRPTVTADHKIKKSTEEIHLTLVKNPDIVASVAEHDKRPFTVGFAAETQDVMAYAEGKLVNKKLDMIATNDVSGSNVGFNSDNNALTVIWPGGHKVLPLASKTQIAKQLIELIAIRYKD, encoded by the coding sequence ATGCAACGACTGGTCAATAAACGCATTCTGCTGGGTGTTACCGGCGGCATCGCTGCCTACAAGGCCGCTGATCTGGTGCGCCGCCTGCAGGACGCCGGTGCACAGGTTCGGGTGGTCATGACCCAGGGGGCCTGTGAATTCATTACCCCGCTGACCATGCAGGCGCTGTCCGGCAACCCGGTGCACACCACCCTGCTGGACCCGGCTGCCGAAGCGGCCATGGGCCATATCGAGCTGGCCCGCTGGGCCGATCTGGTACTGATTGCCCCTGCCTCCGCCAACTTCATGGCGCGGCTGGCCCATGGTCACGGCAACGACCTGCTCAACACCCTATGCCTGGCCACCGGCGCCCCCATCGCCATTGCCCCGGCCATGAACCAGCAGATGTGGGCGGATAAAAGCACCCAGCAGAATCTGCTGATGCTGCAGGAAAAAGGCGTCCACGTATTCGGTCCCGGCTCTGGCAGCCAGGCCTGCGGTGATGTGGGCGCCGGCCGCATGCTCGAACCCCACGAGATCATCGAACAGGCCGCCGAGGTGTTCGATTACGAACTGCTCACCGGCAAACATGTGGTGATTACCGCCGGCCCCACCCGGGAAGCCATCGACCCGGTGCGCTACATCACCAACAAAAGCTCCGGCAAAATGGGCTTCGCCCTGGCAGAAGCCGCCGCCGAAGCCGGCGCCCGTGTCACCCTGATCGCCGGCCCGGTGAACCTGCCCACCCCCAACCGCGTCACCCGTATCGATGTCACCCGTGCCGTGGACATGTTCGAGGCATGCATGGACGTGGTGGCCGACGGCTGCGATGTGTTCATTGCCACCGCCGCCGTGGCGGACTACCGCCCCACCGTCACCGCCGACCACAAGATCAAGAAATCCACCGAGGAAATTCACCTGACGCTGGTGAAAAACCCGGACATCGTTGCCTCCGTGGCCGAACACGACAAACGCCCCTTCACTGTGGGCTTCGCCGCCGAAACCCAGGACGTAATGGCCTACGCGGAAGGCAAGCTGGTCAACAAGAAACTGGACATGATCGCCACCAACGACGTGTCCGGCAGCAATGTGGGCTTCAACAGCGACAACAATGCCCTTACCGTAATCTGGCCCGGCGGCCACAAGGTGCTACCCCTGGCCTCCAAGACCCAGATCGCCAAACAGCTTATTGAGCTGATTGCGATAAGGTATAAAGACTGA
- a CDS encoding four helix bundle protein, whose product MGRRYQDLRVWQAAMEMAEAAYALVAGFPDSERFGLVQQMQRSAMSVPSNIAEGYGRGGDVEFGRFLKIARGSLFELETQLIVAERLGYGSRSDLEPFIEKVFALLSGMLRKLEGA is encoded by the coding sequence GTGGGTCGACGTTATCAGGATTTGAGAGTGTGGCAGGCGGCCATGGAGATGGCTGAGGCGGCGTATGCGCTGGTGGCTGGTTTTCCGGATTCGGAGCGGTTTGGGCTGGTGCAGCAGATGCAGCGCTCTGCCATGAGTGTGCCGTCTAACATTGCCGAAGGTTATGGGCGCGGTGGTGATGTGGAGTTTGGGCGTTTCTTGAAAATAGCCCGAGGTTCGTTGTTCGAGCTGGAAACCCAGCTGATTGTCGCCGAACGGCTGGGTTATGGCTCCAGAAGTGATCTGGAGCCCTTTATCGAGAAGGTCTTCGCCCTGCTCTCCGGCATGCTTCGCAAGCTCGAAGGCGCGTAA
- a CDS encoding type IV pili methyl-accepting chemotaxis transducer N-terminal domain-containing protein, producing the protein MTRQLLLIATLITGLMAPVPTLAMEDAEAVNISGRQRMLTQRMMKNYLLIGAGIQADKAQRQLDEAVALFEEQLLELRDYSPTDAISRQLDTVEALWLPLRLRMISEPSKTGSSTLMKDNLTLLKACDDVVKAIESYSGIDSARLVNLSGRQRTLSQKIAKVYVARAWKVRADDLNEEYEQAINLFDDSLAELEGYPNNTQELHDALQRVRNQWDFSRTGFELEDSGRYVPTVISVTTDSILAKMDEITGQYQRLMQNQTASR; encoded by the coding sequence ATGACTCGCCAACTATTATTGATTGCCACCCTGATTACCGGCCTGATGGCCCCTGTACCGACCCTTGCCATGGAAGACGCCGAAGCGGTTAACATTTCCGGCCGCCAGCGCATGCTGACCCAGCGCATGATGAAGAACTACCTGCTCATCGGGGCCGGCATCCAGGCCGACAAAGCCCAGCGCCAGCTGGATGAAGCGGTAGCCCTGTTTGAAGAGCAGCTGCTGGAACTGCGCGACTACAGCCCTACCGACGCCATCTCCCGTCAGCTCGATACCGTGGAAGCCCTGTGGCTTCCCCTCCGCCTGCGCATGATCAGCGAACCCAGCAAAACCGGCTCCAGCACCCTGATGAAAGACAACCTGACCCTGCTCAAGGCCTGCGACGACGTGGTCAAGGCCATCGAGAGCTACTCGGGCATCGACAGCGCCCGCCTGGTCAACCTGTCCGGCCGCCAGCGCACGCTGTCCCAGAAGATCGCCAAGGTTTACGTGGCCCGCGCCTGGAAAGTCCGCGCCGACGATCTCAACGAGGAATACGAGCAGGCCATTAACCTGTTTGACGACTCCCTGGCCGAACTGGAGGGCTATCCCAACAACACCCAAGAACTGCACGATGCACTGCAAAGGGTTCGCAACCAGTGGGACTTCTCCCGCACCGGCTTCGAACTGGAAGACAGCGGCCGCTACGTCCCCACCGTCATCTCCGTCACCACCGACTCCATCCTCGCCAAGATGGATGAGATAACGGGGCAGTATCAGCGTTTGATGCAGAATCAAACGGCTAGTCGATGA
- the radC gene encoding DNA repair protein RadC — MAITDWPADERPREKLLTRGAEALSDAELLAIFLRTGQQGMTAVDLARQQLVAGGGLRAMLDCSPEAMARLPGMGSARRALLLAALELGRRYLAEPLERGLPLDNPDKAGQLLTARMRGLPYEVFACLFLDNKHRLIAYEQLFQGTIDAAAVYPREVLRRAMDHNAAAVILAHNHPSGVAEPSQSDHAITRRLVEALGLVDIRVLDHLVIGDGGWVSLAARGAV, encoded by the coding sequence ATGGCGATTACAGACTGGCCGGCGGATGAGCGGCCACGGGAAAAGTTGCTCACGCGTGGGGCGGAGGCGCTCAGCGATGCGGAATTGCTGGCGATCTTCCTGCGCACCGGGCAACAGGGCATGACCGCGGTGGATCTGGCCCGCCAGCAGCTGGTTGCCGGTGGCGGCCTGCGTGCCATGCTGGATTGCAGCCCGGAGGCCATGGCCCGGCTGCCGGGCATGGGCAGTGCCCGGCGAGCCTTGCTGCTGGCGGCGTTGGAACTGGGGCGGCGTTATCTGGCCGAGCCATTGGAGCGGGGGCTGCCGTTGGATAACCCGGACAAGGCCGGGCAGCTGCTCACGGCGCGGATGCGCGGGCTGCCCTATGAGGTGTTTGCCTGCCTGTTTCTGGACAACAAGCACCGGCTGATTGCCTATGAGCAGCTGTTTCAGGGCACCATCGATGCGGCGGCGGTCTACCCCCGGGAGGTCTTGCGGCGGGCCATGGACCACAACGCCGCGGCGGTGATCCTGGCGCATAACCACCCCTCCGGGGTGGCCGAGCCCAGCCAGTCGGATCACGCCATCACCCGGCGGTTGGTGGAGGCGCTGGGGCTGGTGGATATCCGGGTGCTGGATCACCTGGTGATCGGTGACGGTGGCTGGGTGTCGCTGGCGGCGCGGGGGGCGGTGTAG
- a CDS encoding transposase — protein MVRSERPFRVDALVVLPDHLHAVWTLPEGEADFSSRWRAIKSRFSKSLVLDGPVWQRRFWEHTLKDEASYRRHVDYVHLNPVKHGLVNRARDWPYSTFHRHVERGVYSLDWMGEAGK, from the coding sequence ATGGTGCGATCAGAGCGGCCGTTCCGGGTGGATGCGCTGGTGGTGCTGCCGGATCATCTGCATGCGGTCTGGACCCTGCCGGAGGGCGAGGCGGATTTCTCGAGCCGCTGGCGGGCCATCAAGAGCCGTTTCAGCAAGTCTCTGGTGCTGGATGGGCCGGTCTGGCAGCGCCGTTTCTGGGAGCATACGTTGAAAGACGAGGCCAGTTATCGGAGGCATGTGGATTATGTGCATTTGAATCCGGTTAAGCACGGGTTGGTGAACAGGGCGCGGGATTGGCCGTATTCCACGTTTCATCGGCATGTGGAGCGTGGGGTTTATTCGCTGGATTGGATGGGAGAGGCTGGCAAATAA
- the rpmB gene encoding 50S ribosomal protein L28 has product MSKVCQVTGKRPVTGNNISHSQIKTKRRFEPNLHHHRFWVESEKRFVRLRVSSKGMRIIDKKGIDTVLADIRSRGERV; this is encoded by the coding sequence ATGTCCAAAGTTTGCCAGGTGACCGGTAAGCGCCCTGTAACGGGCAACAATATTTCGCATTCGCAGATCAAGACCAAGCGTCGCTTTGAGCCGAATCTGCACCACCACCGTTTCTGGGTTGAGTCCGAGAAGCGTTTTGTTCGCCTGCGCGTCAGCTCCAAAGGCATGCGCATTATCGACAAGAAGGGTATCGACACCGTACTGGCTGATATCCGTTCCCGCGGCGAACGCGTTTAA
- the rpmG gene encoding 50S ribosomal protein L33: MAGPIREKIRLVSSAGTGHFYTTTKNKRLHPEKMETKKYDPVVRKHVAYKEAKIK; this comes from the coding sequence ATGGCTGGTCCGATTCGTGAAAAGATCCGTCTGGTGTCCTCTGCAGGCACTGGTCACTTCTACACCACGACCAAGAACAAGCGTCTCCATCCTGAAAAGATGGAAACCAAGAAGTACGATCCGGTTGTGCGCAAGCACGTTGCCTACAAGGAAGCCAAGATCAAGTAA
- a CDS encoding TadE/TadG family type IV pilus assembly protein has protein sequence MKGRHLQFGAVALEFIMLFPFVVAMLYGAAVYGLTFFAQYRMQNAVDTAVATALYLDRSAYESEALSSAVTQRANTALAGLVAQLPQRLRGLNTDSACALETVGGVEMLRCELVYSNYAENPVAPALNFGMLGAFPPLPAQLDVDARAAF, from the coding sequence GTGAAAGGTCGTCACCTGCAATTCGGCGCCGTGGCGCTTGAATTCATCATGCTGTTTCCGTTCGTGGTTGCCATGTTGTATGGCGCAGCGGTGTACGGCCTTACCTTTTTTGCCCAATACCGGATGCAAAACGCGGTGGATACCGCTGTGGCCACGGCTTTGTATCTGGATCGTTCTGCCTATGAAAGTGAGGCCCTGTCCAGCGCCGTGACCCAGCGTGCCAATACTGCACTGGCAGGTCTGGTGGCGCAGTTGCCGCAACGCCTGCGCGGCCTCAATACGGATTCCGCCTGTGCCCTGGAAACTGTGGGGGGGGTAGAGATGCTTCGCTGCGAGCTGGTGTACAGCAATTATGCGGAGAATCCCGTTGCGCCTGCGCTGAATTTCGGCATGCTGGGAGCATTCCCTCCCTTGCCCGCGCAGCTGGATGTGGATGCCAGAGCTGCTTTCTAA
- the cpaB gene encoding Flp pilus assembly protein CpaB produces the protein MGSRLLYMLPALVVALVALMLALLGLSREPASSLAVAPAEREPADQEQQAPAFRYWVVTESLNIGDEITEEVLAVVSSPAPIANVLTADEAVVGKPLRQFARPGELLSRDHLEPGGTLPGTLPAGYRALAVAVDDVVMAGGLVTPGDLVDVVVAFRKGDGERDNPAAMVLLSNVQVLAVKGAMAEAQSDQDRERQRRNNTVVLAVPDDKMAAVLLAEEEGALRLAVVASEDKAKTVADQSKPVYYRDLFPGKPAPAPQAAPGQRVEVYEGSNSRSTYVR, from the coding sequence ATGGGATCAAGACTGTTGTACATGCTGCCGGCTCTGGTGGTGGCATTGGTAGCCCTGATGTTGGCGTTGCTGGGGTTGAGCCGGGAACCGGCCTCGTCCCTGGCGGTGGCGCCTGCTGAAAGGGAGCCCGCCGATCAGGAGCAGCAGGCACCTGCCTTCCGTTATTGGGTGGTCACAGAAAGCCTGAATATCGGTGATGAGATTACCGAAGAGGTTCTGGCGGTGGTGTCTTCTCCGGCACCTATTGCCAATGTGCTGACGGCTGATGAAGCGGTGGTCGGCAAGCCCTTGCGCCAGTTTGCCCGTCCGGGCGAGCTGCTTTCCCGAGATCATCTTGAACCTGGTGGCACCCTGCCTGGCACCCTGCCGGCGGGGTATCGTGCGTTGGCCGTAGCCGTGGATGATGTGGTCATGGCTGGTGGTCTGGTGACGCCGGGCGATCTGGTGGATGTGGTAGTGGCGTTTCGCAAGGGGGATGGCGAGCGGGATAACCCGGCGGCCATGGTGTTGCTGAGCAATGTGCAGGTGCTGGCGGTGAAGGGGGCCATGGCAGAGGCCCAGTCCGATCAGGATCGTGAGCGGCAGCGACGCAACAATACCGTGGTGCTGGCGGTGCCCGACGACAAGATGGCCGCCGTACTGTTGGCGGAAGAAGAGGGTGCGCTGCGGCTGGCGGTGGTGGCCAGCGAAGACAAGGCGAAGACCGTGGCGGACCAGAGCAAGCCGGTCTATTACCGCGACCTGTTCCCGGGCAAGCCGGCGCCCGCTCCTCAGGCGGCCCCGGGTCAGCGGGTGGAAGTTTACGAAGGATCGAACTCAAGGAGCACCTATGTGCGTTAG
- a CDS encoding pilus assembly protein N-terminal domain-containing protein, which yields MCVRRIALLVLAFVWLVPAHAEDLQGSMRVAPGDQKVLTFPSPVAKVATSDPEVAALTVTGSQELLLTAKMEGSAVLSIWLRGDSKPLRSTVVVATTLGSSLPFGTQVQTDIRVLEVSRAELNQLGMSYSNVWDGGNTAAGIAAPGTGFQVPGSIPTPLSTEGFNLFRFGSNSVLAINALEAGGFAYTLAEPSLTSLSGQSASFLSGGEFPIPTRSTTDGVQIEFKEFGIGLSLTPTVIDESQIILKVAPEVSELDFSAGVETGGVAVPGLRVRRAETTVSLAPGETFIISGLVSRNTVSNSDRLPGIGNLPVLGAFFRSSRIEKNDKELVMVVTPHLVTPQKPAHMPATLPGAGYQNSSMGWLDMATEVRRGSQPIRHGLSW from the coding sequence ATGTGCGTTAGGAGAATAGCTCTGCTGGTGCTGGCGTTTGTCTGGCTGGTGCCGGCCCATGCAGAGGACCTGCAGGGTTCCATGCGAGTGGCGCCGGGTGACCAGAAGGTGCTGACCTTCCCGTCGCCGGTGGCCAAGGTGGCCACCTCTGATCCAGAGGTGGCGGCATTAACGGTGACCGGCAGTCAGGAGTTGTTGCTGACTGCCAAGATGGAAGGCTCGGCAGTGCTCTCGATCTGGTTGCGGGGCGACAGCAAGCCGCTGCGCAGCACCGTGGTGGTGGCGACCACCCTGGGCTCGTCGCTGCCATTCGGCACCCAGGTGCAAACCGACATCCGCGTGCTGGAGGTGAGTCGCGCCGAGTTGAATCAGCTGGGCATGAGCTACAGCAACGTCTGGGATGGCGGCAACACGGCGGCGGGCATTGCCGCGCCGGGCACCGGTTTTCAGGTCCCGGGCAGCATTCCCACGCCATTGAGTACTGAAGGCTTCAACCTGTTCCGGTTTGGCTCCAATTCGGTGCTGGCGATCAATGCCCTTGAAGCGGGGGGCTTTGCCTACACGCTGGCCGAGCCTTCCCTGACCAGCCTGTCCGGGCAGAGTGCCAGCTTTCTGTCCGGTGGCGAGTTTCCCATCCCGACCCGCAGTACCACCGATGGGGTACAGATTGAATTCAAGGAATTCGGGATTGGCCTGAGCCTTACCCCCACGGTGATTGATGAAAGCCAGATCATTCTCAAGGTGGCCCCGGAAGTCTCCGAGCTGGATTTTTCCGCCGGGGTGGAGACCGGTGGGGTGGCTGTGCCGGGCCTGCGGGTGCGTCGCGCGGAAACCACCGTGTCTTTGGCGCCGGGTGAGACCTTCATCATCAGTGGTCTGGTGAGTCGCAACACGGTGAGCAACAGTGATCGCCTGCCGGGCATTGGCAATCTGCCGGTGCTGGGCGCGTTTTTCCGCTCGTCCCGTATCGAGAAGAATGACAAGGAACTGGTGATGGTGGTGACGCCGCATTTGGTGACGCCCCAGAAGCCTGCCCACATGCCGGCCACCCTGCCCGGGGCCGGCTACCAAAACAGCAGCATGGGCTGGCTGGACATGGCCACCGAGGTGCGTCGTGGTTCCCAGCCCATTCGCCACGGCCTGAGCTGGTGA
- a CDS encoding CpaF family protein, with amino-acid sequence MAGRIDAEYQQLKDRTHRWAVERLDEEGIEVSNANRELLSEFIRTAVNQHIALNRVPLSTQDLNQLVKDTLDEVLGFGPLEPLLADPRINDILVNGPDSVFIEVAGVLQKAQVRFINDDHVIRVIRRMLAPLGRRLDEASPMVDARLPDGSRVNAIIPPLALNGPSISIRKFTRNHLSAEEMIRSGSLTQACLDTLITAVETRRNIIISGGTGTGKTTMLNLISQYIPREERILTIEDSAELVLNHPHVVSLETRPANTEGKGRVTARELVINSLRMRPDRVILGEVRSHEIIELLQAMNTGHEGSMSTIHANSTRDALVRIETLLAVSGYEASEKAIGRLIGSALDVIIQLERLPDGRRRVSEVVALTPTDDEQYNLDYLYRSEA; translated from the coding sequence GTGGCAGGACGCATTGACGCGGAATACCAACAGCTGAAGGACCGCACCCACCGGTGGGCGGTCGAGCGGCTGGATGAGGAAGGCATTGAGGTCAGCAATGCCAACCGCGAACTGCTGTCTGAATTTATCCGCACTGCGGTGAACCAGCACATCGCCCTCAATCGCGTCCCGTTATCCACCCAGGACCTTAACCAGCTGGTGAAGGATACGCTGGATGAGGTGCTGGGATTCGGGCCACTGGAGCCCTTGCTGGCGGACCCGCGCATCAACGATATTCTGGTGAATGGTCCGGACAGTGTGTTCATCGAGGTGGCCGGGGTGTTGCAGAAAGCCCAGGTGCGCTTCATCAACGATGACCATGTGATCCGGGTGATTCGCCGGATGCTGGCCCCATTGGGGCGGCGCCTGGATGAGGCCAGTCCCATGGTGGATGCGCGCTTGCCGGACGGTTCGCGGGTCAATGCCATCATTCCGCCGCTGGCCCTGAATGGTCCCAGCATCAGTATTCGGAAATTTACCCGTAACCATCTCAGCGCCGAGGAGATGATCCGCAGCGGCTCACTGACCCAGGCCTGTCTGGATACCTTGATCACCGCGGTGGAGACCCGCCGCAATATCATCATCAGTGGGGGTACCGGTACCGGTAAAACCACCATGCTGAATCTGATCAGCCAGTACATTCCCCGTGAGGAACGCATTCTCACCATCGAGGATTCTGCCGAGCTGGTGCTCAATCATCCCCATGTGGTGTCACTGGAAACCCGTCCGGCCAATACCGAAGGCAAGGGGCGGGTGACGGCCCGGGAATTGGTGATCAACTCCCTGCGCATGCGCCCGGACCGGGTGATTCTGGGCGAGGTGCGTTCCCACGAAATCATCGAGCTGCTGCAGGCCATGAATACCGGTCACGAAGGCTCCATGAGTACCATCCATGCCAACAGCACGCGGGACGCACTGGTGCGGATCGAGACCCTGTTGGCGGTGAGCGGCTACGAGGCCAGCGAAAAGGCGATTGGTCGCCTGATCGGCTCGGCGCTGGATGTGATTATCCAGCTGGAGCGCCTGCCGGATGGTCGACGCCGGGTCAGCGAGGTGGTGGCCCTGACCCCCACCGATGACGAACAGTACAACCTGGATTACCTGTACCGGAGTGAGGCGTGA
- a CDS encoding type II secretion system F family protein translates to MNAAALLGMAQTLGIIAVITVLVQLLWFRQREKGLLNDRVRQRLQQRTEVAVEPSQSRVASNALERLLLRADIRLSRTQLALLGVVTFILVALVLASSGAIPAVVVMLFIVASAWLYWRFRFQQQRRSIFEALPGIMDSTLRYMDAGRSLEAALLESFNDAPPVFAPLTFRLRSAIEAGRDYTGLFDDFSQLYKVPSLVMVSIALRTSTRFGSSVRPVLQQVAGSLRSQQELRREFMASTAETRFTAGAFTLLPLGMAVYMMLINDKYAEVLLETDTGHTMLIIAGILQGMAVIVIWRMVQGVGRE, encoded by the coding sequence GTGAACGCGGCCGCGTTGCTTGGCATGGCCCAGACGCTGGGCATCATCGCGGTGATCACCGTGCTGGTGCAGCTGCTGTGGTTCCGGCAGCGCGAAAAAGGCCTGCTCAATGACAGGGTGCGTCAGCGGCTTCAGCAGCGCACGGAGGTGGCGGTGGAGCCTTCCCAGTCCCGGGTGGCCAGCAACGCCCTGGAGCGCTTGCTGTTGCGTGCGGATATTCGCCTGTCCCGTACCCAGCTTGCCCTGCTGGGTGTGGTGACGTTTATTCTGGTGGCGCTGGTGCTGGCCAGCAGCGGTGCGATTCCGGCTGTGGTGGTGATGCTGTTCATTGTGGCCAGTGCCTGGCTCTATTGGCGGTTTCGCTTTCAGCAGCAGCGCCGCAGCATTTTCGAGGCCCTGCCGGGAATCATGGATTCCACCCTGCGCTACATGGATGCGGGCCGCTCACTGGAGGCGGCCTTGCTGGAATCGTTCAACGATGCGCCGCCGGTGTTTGCGCCGCTGACCTTTCGTTTGCGCAGTGCCATTGAGGCAGGCCGGGATTACACCGGTCTGTTTGATGATTTTTCCCAGCTCTACAAGGTGCCGTCGCTGGTGATGGTCTCCATCGCCCTGCGAACCTCCACCCGGTTTGGTTCTTCGGTGCGCCCGGTGCTGCAGCAGGTGGCCGGCTCCCTGCGTTCCCAACAGGAACTGCGCCGTGAATTCATGGCGTCCACTGCGGAAACACGCTTTACCGCCGGTGCCTTTACCCTGCTGCCGTTGGGCATGGCGGTCTACATGATGCTGATCAACGACAAATATGCCGAGGTGTTGCTGGAGACGGACACCGGGCACACCATGCTGATTATCGCGGGCATCCTGCAGGGCATGGCGGTCATCGTCATCTGGCGCATGGTGCAGGGGGTGGGCCGTGAATAA
- a CDS encoding type II secretion system F family protein, producing the protein MNNVWLILSLLLVVLSVWLLFRARHWEMQARVSQRLNDAGTRSSEAGGGRFWLWRLSAALTESSLAASDYQEIRQAMAGMGKSREQSQVIYLLTCWVLPVLVALVGFLFFGAMGGLLLSVAGFIVPRRTIRSMGANAELRQNLEAVELCHMTRMLMEAGISLERVMRIIGVQGRSLLPVLIPRIDRFNRLMQSGAERTQALDELGENKRIPVLRSYVVLMKQSSLLGSGVSTSLDQIIEEAQNVERNRIREETNRIGAKMTVVMMAFMLPALFILIGGPAVISIADALAR; encoded by the coding sequence GTGAATAATGTCTGGCTGATCCTCTCCCTGTTGCTGGTGGTGTTGTCGGTGTGGCTGCTGTTCCGGGCCCGGCACTGGGAAATGCAGGCCAGAGTCAGCCAGCGTCTCAATGATGCGGGCACCCGCAGTAGCGAGGCTGGGGGCGGCCGTTTCTGGTTGTGGCGTCTGTCGGCGGCACTGACCGAATCGTCCCTGGCGGCCAGTGACTACCAGGAAATTCGCCAGGCCATGGCCGGCATGGGCAAGAGCCGGGAGCAATCCCAGGTGATTTATCTGCTCACCTGCTGGGTGTTGCCGGTGCTGGTGGCGCTGGTGGGTTTTCTGTTCTTTGGTGCCATGGGTGGGCTGTTGCTGTCCGTGGCCGGGTTTATCGTGCCGCGGCGGACCATTCGCAGTATGGGGGCCAATGCGGAACTGCGCCAGAATCTGGAGGCGGTGGAGCTGTGCCACATGACGCGCATGCTGATGGAGGCCGGGATCTCGCTGGAACGGGTGATGCGTATTATCGGGGTGCAGGGCCGGTCGTTGCTGCCGGTGCTCATTCCCCGTATTGATCGCTTCAACCGGCTGATGCAGTCCGGGGCGGAGCGCACCCAGGCGCTGGATGAACTGGGCGAAAACAAGCGTATTCCGGTCTTGCGCAGTTACGTGGTGCTGATGAAACAGAGCAGCTTGCTGGGCTCCGGGGTGTCCACCAGTCTGGACCAGATTATCGAGGAGGCCCAGAACGTGGAACGAAACCGTATCCGGGAGGAAACCAACCGGATCGGGGCGAAGATGACGGTGGTAATGATGGCCTTCATGCTGCCGGCGCTATTCATTCTGATCGGCGGGCCAGCGGTGATTTCCATCGCTGACGCGCTGGCGAGATAG
- a CDS encoding tetratricopeptide repeat protein — translation MRGWVWMAVVMLAGCASQPAETTSESAVDTSGITCKEAVQPEQRVDLEMIDTLMGKGRNHAALARLESQSMDGIDYWLRYGQLLASTGKLDEAEQVFRDLVFQCVDGRSRHGLGMVQLKRNHVNAALLHLEIARNLSPASAQVRNDYGYTLLLAGRYQQAAFELRTALELANGQGPVRQNVAVAYLLTGDEAGLEALKSEYGFSAEEMEYARALQTQFAKAGQ, via the coding sequence ATGAGAGGCTGGGTGTGGATGGCGGTAGTCATGCTGGCAGGGTGTGCCAGTCAGCCGGCTGAGACAACCTCAGAGAGCGCCGTGGATACCAGTGGCATAACCTGTAAGGAGGCGGTGCAGCCGGAGCAGCGTGTGGATCTGGAAATGATCGATACCCTGATGGGCAAAGGGCGTAACCATGCGGCGCTGGCCCGGTTGGAAAGCCAGTCCATGGACGGTATCGATTACTGGCTGCGCTACGGACAGCTGCTGGCGTCCACCGGCAAGCTGGATGAGGCCGAGCAGGTGTTCCGTGACCTGGTGTTCCAGTGTGTCGATGGTCGTAGCCGGCACGGTCTGGGGATGGTGCAGCTAAAGCGCAATCATGTGAATGCGGCGCTCCTGCATCTGGAGATTGCCCGCAATCTGTCCCCGGCCTCTGCCCAGGTGCGCAATGATTATGGTTATACGTTATTGCTGGCAGGGCGCTACCAGCAGGCAGCGTTCGAACTACGCACGGCGCTGGAGCTGGCCAACGGTCAGGGGCCGGTTCGTCAGAATGTTGCGGTGGCCTATCTGTTAACCGGTGACGAGGCGGGTCTTGAGGCGTTGAAATCAGAGTATGGCTTTTCTGCTGAAGAAATGGAGTATGCCCGCGCACTGCAAACGCAGTTCGCCAAGGCCGGCCAATGA